In Dama dama isolate Ldn47 chromosome 20, ASM3311817v1, whole genome shotgun sequence, a single window of DNA contains:
- the LOC133040448 gene encoding S-methyl-5'-thioadenosine phosphorylase, translated as MSSCATPAAVKIGVIGGTGLDDPEILEGRTEKYVDTPFGKPSDALVLGKIKNVDCVLLARHGRQHTIMPSKVNYQANIWALKEEGCTHVIVTTACGSLKEEIQPGDIIIIDQFIDRTTRRLQTFYDGNHSCARGVCHIPMAEPFCPKTREVLIETAKKLGLRCHSKGTVITIEGPRFSSRAESIMFQTWGADVINMTTVPEVVLAKEVGICYASIAMATDYDCWKEHEEAVSVDRVLKTLKENANKAKSLLLTAIPQIGSMEWSETLHNMKKTAQCSVLLPRH; from the coding sequence ATGTCCTCATGTGCCACTCCCGCTGCCGTGAAGATTGGAGTAATTGGTGGAACAGGCCTAGATGATCCAGAAATCTTAGAgggaagaactgaaaaatatgtggatacTCCATTTGGCAAGCCTTCTGATGCCTTAGTTTTGGGGAAGATAAAGAATGTTGATTGCGTCCTCCTTGCAAGGCATGGGAGGCAACATACCATCATGCCTTCGAAAGTCAACTATCAGGCGAACATCTGGGCTCTGAAGGAGGAGGGTTGTACCCATGTCATAGTGACCACAGCTTGCGGTTCCTTGAAGGAAGAGATTCAGCCTGGTGACATCATCATCATTGATCAGTTCATTGACAGGACTACCAGAAGGCTTCAGACCTTCTATGATGGAAATCATTCCTGTGCCAGAGGAGTGTGCCATATTCCAATGGCTGAGCCATTCTGCCCTAAAACAAGAGAGGTCCTCATAGAGACTGCTAAGAAGCTAGGACTCAGGTGCCACTCAAAAGGGACAGTCATCACCATCGAGGGACCTCGTTTCAGCTCCCGGGCAGAAAGCATCATGTTCCAAACCTGGGGGGCGGATGTTATCAACATGACCACAGTTCCAGAGGTGGTTCTTGCTAAGGAGGTTGGAATTTGCTATGCAAGTATCGCCATGGCAACAGATTATGATTGCTGGAAGGAGCATGAGGAAGCGGTTTCAGTGGACCGGGTCTTAAAGACCCTGAAAGAAAATGCCAATAAAGCCAAAAGCTTACTTCTCACTGCCATACCTCAAATAGGATCCATGGAATGGTCAGAAACCCTCCATAACATGAAGAAAACGGCCCAGTGTTCTGTTTTGTTACCAAGACATTAA